CTCTGCAGGGCGACGGCCGCGGCGACGGCATCGGCCGCGGTGGAGAACACGATGAGGAAGCCGTCCCCCGACTCGTCGACCTCTACGCCACGATGGGATGCCCCCACCTCGCGGACGAGACGGTGATAGTCGGACAGCAACCCCCCGTAGCGTGCGCCGAGGGTCTGGAGGAGCCGTGTGCTCCCTTCGATGTCGGCGAACAGGAAGGTCACCGTTCCCGTGGGGCGCTTGACAGGCATGCGGCCAATCTACCGATCGATGGTGGTGGGCCGGTGTGGTCAGACCCGGCGAGCACCGATGCCGCCATTGGATCGTCGACGATCCCAGGACTCCGGGGCACCGAGAGGTCCGCGCCGAAACCCATGAGGTGATCCGCCAAACATCGCGTCGGAGCCTCCCTTGCGGGAGGCTCCTCGCAATCAACTGAACCGACTCAGCCCTACTTGCCGCCTTCGAATTCGTCTTCGAAGGAGACCACGACGCGGCCGGGCTTGTCTGTCTTGGGCTTGTCGGTGGATCCGCTGTCGGACCGCGGGGCACGGTCGCGGCTGCGGCTGTCTCCACGATCGGACCGCTCGGGCCTTGGCTCACGGGGCTCGCGGGGAGCACGACCGTCGCCACCACCGCCGCCGCTCGCCTCACCGTCGCTGCCGCCATCACCCTTGGGCTCCGGGGCGTCGCCGGCGAGGTCCAGGCTGACCTTACCGCGGTCGTCGATCTCGCGGACCACCACGGCGACCTTGTCACCGAGGTTGTACAGGTCCTCGACGTTCTCGACTCGCTTGCCGCCACCCATCTTCGAGATGTGCAGCAGACCGTCGCGGCCAGGCAGGATGTTGACGAAGGCACCGAACTTGGTGATGTTCACGATCTCGCCTTGGTACTCCTTGCCGATCTCGGCCTCGGGCGGGTAGGCGATCTGGAGCACCCACTCCTTCGCCTTACGCAGGGCTTCGCCGTCGGCGGCCCCGATGCGGATCGTGCCGTCGTCCTCGATCTCGAGGGTGGCTCCGGTCACCTCTTCGATCTCGCGGATCATCTTGCCCTTGGGGCCGATGACCTCGCCGATCTTGTCCTTGGGCACCTTCACCGCTTCGATGCGCGGCGCTTTCGGGCTCAGCTCGGGCCTCGGTGCAGACAGCACCTTGCTCATCTCGTCGAGGATGTGCAGCCGTGCAATGCGGGCCTGATCCAGGGCACCGGCCAGCACTTCGGCGGGCAGGCCCTCGATCTTGGTGTCCAGCTGGAGTGCCGTGATCACATCGGCGGTACCAGCGACCTTGAAGTCCATGTCGCCGAGCGCATCCTCCGCACCGAGAATGTCGGTCAGGGTGATGAACTTGCCGTCGTGGGCGATGAGGCCCATGGCCACACCGGCGACGGCCGCCTTGATCGGCACCCCGGCATCCATCAGCGACAGGCTCGATCCGCAGACCGAGGCCATCGACGACGAGCCGTTGCTGGCCAGCACCTCGGAGACGAGGCGGTAGGCGTACGGGAAGTCGTCCACCGACGGAATCACCGGCAGCACCGCCTTCTCGGCGAGGGCACCGTGACCGATCTCACGACGCTTCGGACCGCGCATGAACCCGGTCTCCCCCGTCGAGAACGGCGGGAAGTTGTAGTGGTGCATGTA
The Acidimicrobiia bacterium DNA segment above includes these coding regions:
- a CDS encoding polyribonucleotide nucleotidyltransferase; amino-acid sequence: MSEHSVRGAVGAVEFEFSTGRLARLADGAVVVKVGGTEVLATAVGSRSLREGVDFFPLTVDVEEKMYAVGKIPGSFFRREGRATERAILTCRLIDRPLRPSFRDGFRSETHIIVTVLSVDDANPYDVIALNAASAALTVSPIPFEGPIGGVRLAYSNGEWIPMPTFEQLAESVFDLVVAGKRNSEGGVDIAMVEAGATEEALRLIDAGQAPTDEAAIARGLEEARAYIGQIIDLQLELRSKVEIPEVEWPVAIDYSDEMFAKIDAAVRPRLTEVFTIADKKARNTAEGEAMDAVFAELKVTSESEDFGEAKKAFKSVAKSVMRERVINDGVRLDGRDTTTVRPIEVDTGLLASAHGSALFQRGDTQVLNVTTLGMLRMEQMLDTISLEDSKRYMHHYNFPPFSTGETGFMRGPKRREIGHGALAEKAVLPVIPSVDDFPYAYRLVSEVLASNGSSSMASVCGSSLSLMDAGVPIKAAVAGVAMGLIAHDGKFITLTDILGAEDALGDMDFKVAGTADVITALQLDTKIEGLPAEVLAGALDQARIARLHILDEMSKVLSAPRPELSPKAPRIEAVKVPKDKIGEVIGPKGKMIREIEEVTGATLEIEDDGTIRIGAADGEALRKAKEWVLQIAYPPEAEIGKEYQGEIVNITKFGAFVNILPGRDGLLHISKMGGGKRVENVEDLYNLGDKVAVVVREIDDRGKVSLDLAGDAPEPKGDGGSDGEASGGGGGDGRAPREPREPRPERSDRGDSRSRDRAPRSDSGSTDKPKTDKPGRVVVSFEDEFEGGK